In Bacteroidota bacterium, one genomic interval encodes:
- a CDS encoding polysaccharide deacetylase family protein, translating into MKNKPIATLSLDLDNQWSYMKIHGDKGWETFPSYLDVFVPYVLKALDELNLKITFFIVGQDAELHKNHAALKMIIEHGHEIANHSFHHESWLHLYSKDQIEKEIVLAEENIISVTGQKPRGFRGPGFSWSPDLLFTLSERGYLYDASTLPTYIGPFARLYYFWTSHLTKEQKKERKGLFGSFKDGFMPLKPYHWQVNGTNKLLEVPVSTIPIFKVPFHLSYLLYISSYSILLMQAYLNFALFLCKLTGTHPSFLLHPLDLIGGDQIPELSFFPGMNVKSEKKLLVFKKVIKRLKKRYDIVTMSQFAKTYQAQSGLRVKHVDHQPDE; encoded by the coding sequence ATGAAAAATAAACCAATTGCAACCCTGTCACTTGATTTGGACAATCAATGGTCGTACATGAAAATTCATGGCGACAAAGGTTGGGAAACTTTCCCCAGTTACCTGGATGTATTCGTGCCATACGTACTCAAAGCCCTGGATGAGCTCAACCTTAAAATTACTTTTTTTATTGTCGGACAGGATGCAGAATTGCATAAGAACCATGCTGCCCTAAAGATGATTATTGAACATGGCCATGAAATAGCCAATCATTCTTTTCATCATGAATCATGGCTGCACTTGTACAGCAAGGATCAGATAGAAAAAGAAATTGTCCTGGCGGAAGAGAACATCATTTCGGTTACAGGCCAAAAGCCAAGAGGCTTCAGAGGGCCGGGCTTCAGCTGGAGTCCCGATTTGTTATTCACCCTCAGTGAGCGGGGATATCTTTACGATGCTTCCACTTTGCCAACTTATATAGGGCCTTTTGCCCGGTTGTATTATTTCTGGACCTCTCATCTTACCAAAGAACAGAAAAAAGAAAGAAAAGGCCTGTTTGGTTCTTTCAAGGATGGTTTTATGCCGCTTAAACCCTACCATTGGCAGGTTAATGGAACGAATAAATTACTGGAAGTCCCGGTAAGTACTATCCCCATCTTCAAAGTACCTTTCCACCTAAGTTATTTGCTTTATATTAGCAGTTACTCCATCCTGCTCATGCAGGCTTACCTGAATTTTGCACTGTTCCTATGTAAACTTACGGGTACCCATCCAAGTTTTCTGCTTCATCCCCTCGATTTAATCGGTGGCGACCAGATCCCAGAGTTGTCATTTTTCCCGGGGATGAATGTTAAAAGTGAAAAAAAACTCCTCGTTTTTAAAAAAGTTATTAAACGGCTGAAAAAGCGCTATGATATTGTTACTATGAGTCAATTTGCAAAAACATACCAGGCCCAATCAGGACTGAGGGTAAAACATGTGGATCATCAGCCTGATGAATAA
- a CDS encoding decaprenyl-phosphate phosphoribosyltransferase, whose translation MESVQSAEVQNKILIKRVSIRPLLISLRPYQWIKNFLVFGGLIFSISLFNWTIALRSIVAFIAFCFASSSVYLLNDLRDVEEDKLHPSKRLRPLAAGTLNTGIAITFMFLLFFSSAILSWLLDPKFAGIVLTYFIMNIAYSLGLKKMVIVDVMIVSAGFLLRALAGCVVIGVKLSPWLFLCTMLLALLMGFGKRRHEINFLQNEAHNHRKNLTEYSVPLLDTMMTICGATAIATYALYTMADETIAHFGSNWLVLTTPFVLYGIFRYFYLVHQKDGGGDPTKLLVADMPSLINICIWVICVCVIIYGKL comes from the coding sequence ATGGAAAGTGTTCAGAGTGCAGAAGTACAAAATAAGATTTTGATCAAGAGGGTCAGCATTAGACCTCTTCTAATAAGCCTGCGGCCTTACCAATGGATAAAAAATTTCCTGGTTTTTGGAGGGTTGATTTTTTCCATTTCGTTGTTTAATTGGACAATAGCATTGCGCAGCATAGTAGCCTTTATAGCTTTTTGCTTTGCAAGCAGCAGTGTATATTTGTTAAACGACCTCCGGGATGTTGAAGAAGACAAGTTACATCCTTCCAAACGCCTGCGTCCTTTGGCTGCCGGAACTTTAAATACAGGTATAGCTATCACCTTCATGTTCTTACTCTTTTTTTCATCTGCAATCCTCTCATGGCTGCTTGATCCTAAATTTGCAGGAATTGTTCTGACTTATTTCATTATGAATATAGCCTATTCGCTTGGACTGAAAAAAATGGTTATAGTGGATGTCATGATCGTTTCGGCAGGTTTCTTGTTAAGGGCTCTGGCCGGATGTGTGGTAATCGGGGTTAAACTATCCCCCTGGCTTTTCTTATGTACCATGCTACTGGCATTATTGATGGGGTTTGGGAAACGGCGGCATGAGATTAATTTTTTGCAAAACGAAGCCCACAATCACCGTAAAAACCTTACAGAATATTCTGTTCCCCTTCTGGATACAATGATGACCATTTGCGGGGCAACAGCTATCGCCACCTATGCATTGTACACGATGGCCGATGAAACAATTGCCCACTTTGGGTCAAACTGGTTAGTGCTAACTACGCCTTTTGTATTATATGGAATCTTCAGGTATTTCTACCTGGTTCATCAAAAAGACGGAGGGGGTGATCCCACCAAACTTCTGGTTGCAGATATGCCTTCATTAATCAATATCTGTATCTGGGTGATTTGTGTATGTGTGATTATATATGGGAAATTATAA